One genomic segment of Clostridium estertheticum subsp. estertheticum includes these proteins:
- a CDS encoding YicC/YloC family endoribonuclease, giving the protein MIRSMTGFGRGNSEKDGKSFTIEIKSVNHRYFETNIRMPRVLISFEDKIRKIIGEKVKRGKLDVFVTQGNYDKEDVEAYLNENLAASYINCLGILKDKYGLSDDISVAAVAKLPEVITLKQKEEDVSETFEQIDLALTKALRALLFMREREGRKLLEDVIIKCDLINGLVDKVKTRAPLVVCEYKAKLTQRLDVLHKEIDFDENRVAMEIAIFADKAGIDEEIVRLNSHINQMRETLILDEPIGRKLDFIIQEMNRETNTIASKANDLEILNTVISMKSEIEKIREQIQNIE; this is encoded by the coding sequence ATGATTAGGAGTATGACTGGGTTTGGGAGAGGAAACTCTGAAAAAGATGGTAAAAGTTTTACAATTGAGATTAAAAGTGTTAATCATAGATATTTTGAAACTAATATAAGAATGCCTAGAGTATTAATATCTTTTGAGGATAAAATCCGTAAAATAATTGGTGAAAAAGTAAAAAGGGGAAAGCTTGATGTTTTTGTAACTCAAGGCAATTATGATAAGGAAGATGTTGAAGCATATTTGAATGAAAATTTAGCAGCAAGTTATATAAATTGCCTTGGAATCTTAAAAGATAAATATGGTCTAAGCGATGATATATCTGTTGCGGCGGTAGCTAAATTACCTGAAGTAATAACGCTTAAGCAAAAGGAAGAAGATGTTTCAGAAACATTTGAGCAGATTGATTTAGCATTAACAAAGGCGCTTAGGGCCCTTCTTTTTATGAGAGAAAGAGAAGGTAGAAAGCTACTTGAAGATGTTATAATTAAGTGCGATTTAATTAATGGATTAGTTGATAAGGTTAAGACAAGGGCACCTCTTGTTGTTTGTGAGTATAAAGCTAAGCTAACTCAAAGGCTTGATGTTTTGCATAAGGAAATTGATTTTGATGAAAATAGGGTTGCTATGGAAATTGCAATTTTTGCTGATAAAGCAGGAATTGATGAAGAAATTGTAAGATTAAATAGTCACATAAATCAAATGAGAGAGACTCTAATTTTAGACGAACCAATTGGTAGAAAGCTTGATTTTATTATTCAAGAAATGAATAGGGAAACTAACACTATAGCATCAAAAGCAAATGATTTAGAAATTTTAAACACAGTAATTAGTATGAAAAGTGAAATAGAGAAAATTAGAGAACAAATACAAAACATAGAATAA
- the gmk gene encoding guanylate kinase has protein sequence MRSKGQLIVISGPSGAGKGTVCEALLKKNDFWISVSATTRSPRNAEIEGINYYFISREEFLERIKSKDFLEYAEVYGNCYGTPKSEVLKVLESGRDVILEIDIQGALKVKLAYPNGLFIFILPPSMEELRNRITNRGSETPESLMTRFASAHEEISFVSKYDYAVVNDTVDSACEKIQSIVIAERCRVDRMNGDFLKEEIINE, from the coding sequence ATGAGGAGTAAAGGACAGCTAATTGTAATTTCAGGACCTTCCGGTGCTGGTAAAGGGACTGTATGCGAGGCGCTTCTTAAAAAGAATGACTTCTGGATTTCAGTTTCAGCAACTACGAGAAGCCCAAGAAATGCTGAAATAGAAGGTATAAATTACTATTTTATATCTAGAGAAGAATTTCTAGAAAGGATAAAATCAAAAGACTTTCTTGAGTATGCAGAGGTTTATGGAAATTGTTATGGTACACCTAAATCTGAGGTTTTAAAAGTGCTCGAGAGCGGCCGTGATGTAATACTTGAAATAGACATTCAAGGCGCTCTTAAAGTGAAATTGGCTTATCCAAATGGTTTATTTATTTTTATTCTTCCGCCATCTATGGAGGAATTAAGAAACAGAATTACAAATAGGGGCAGTGAAACACCAGAGTCATTAATGACTAGATTTGCATCTGCTCATGAAGAAATAAGTTTTGTATCAAAATATGATTATGCAGTTGTAAATGATACTGTGGATAGCGCATGTGAGAAAATTCAGAGCATTGTCATTGCAGAAAGATGCAGAGTCGATAGAATGAATGGAGATTTTTTAAAGGAGGAAATTATAAATGAATAA
- the coaBC gene encoding bifunctional phosphopantothenoylcysteine decarboxylase/phosphopantothenate--cysteine ligase CoaBC — MKNTKTVVFGVTGGIAVYKALDVISRLKKENVDVHVIMTKAALEFVNPISFQSLSQNMVIHDMFEEPKAWEIQHISLAKKADLFVVVPATANIIGKIANGIADDMITTTIMATKAPVIFAPAMNVNMYNNPIVQGNIQKLKGFGYEFIAPVSGRLACGDIGEGKLAQTEDIFEVIMSKLYPIKDMIGTKVLVTAGPTIAPIDPVRFITNRSTGKMGYSIAREARDRGANVTLISGPCNEKAPFGVSIIKINTNDEMRTAVISNYEDSDIVIKAAAVSDYKPKVYSSFKIKKSEDILNLEFVRDNDILKELGLHKKKQILVGFAAESNDLLKNAKEKLLKKNLDYIIANDITKTDSGFGTEENKVIILSKDNDPIVLDIMSKKQVARELFNLINKKR, encoded by the coding sequence ATGAAAAATACAAAGACAGTAGTTTTTGGTGTTACAGGTGGAATAGCTGTATATAAGGCTCTAGATGTTATTAGTAGATTAAAAAAAGAAAATGTTGATGTGCATGTTATAATGACAAAAGCGGCGTTGGAGTTTGTAAATCCAATAAGCTTTCAATCACTCAGTCAGAATATGGTTATACATGATATGTTTGAGGAACCTAAAGCATGGGAGATACAACATATATCTCTTGCTAAAAAAGCAGATCTATTTGTTGTAGTTCCAGCAACTGCTAATATAATTGGTAAAATTGCAAATGGAATCGCAGATGATATGATTACTACTACTATTATGGCAACTAAGGCACCCGTGATTTTTGCTCCAGCAATGAATGTTAATATGTATAATAACCCAATAGTGCAGGGCAATATTCAAAAACTAAAGGGTTTTGGTTATGAGTTTATTGCTCCGGTATCAGGAAGGCTTGCTTGTGGTGACATAGGAGAGGGAAAACTTGCACAAACTGAAGATATTTTTGAAGTGATTATGAGTAAATTATATCCTATAAAGGATATGATAGGTACTAAGGTGTTAGTTACAGCCGGACCTACAATTGCACCTATTGATCCTGTAAGATTTATAACTAATAGATCAACAGGGAAAATGGGTTATTCAATTGCGAGAGAAGCAAGAGACAGAGGGGCGAATGTAACTTTAATATCGGGACCATGTAATGAAAAAGCACCTTTTGGTGTAAGCATAATTAAGATAAATACTAATGATGAGATGAGGACCGCTGTAATAAGCAATTATGAAGATAGCGACATAGTTATAAAAGCAGCAGCTGTATCTGATTATAAACCTAAGGTATACTCTAGTTTTAAAATCAAGAAAAGTGAAGATATTTTAAACTTAGAGTTTGTACGAGATAACGACATTTTAAAAGAGCTTGGATTACATAAAAAGAAGCAAATTTTGGTAGGTTTTGCAGCAGAAAGTAATGATTTACTTAAAAATGCAAAAGAAAAATTACTTAAGAAAAATTTAGATTATATTATTGCTAATGATATAACAAAAACAGATAGTGGGTTTGGAACTGAAGAGAATAAAGTGATTATTTTAAGCAAAGATAACGATCCAATAGTATTAGACATAATGTCTAAGAAACAAGTTGCTAGGGAATTGTTTAATTTAATAAATAAAAAGCGCTAA
- the remA gene encoding extracellular matrix/biofilm regulator RemA, with amino-acid sequence MSIKLINIGFGNIVSANRLVAIVSPESAPIKRIIQEARDRGMLIDATYGRRTRAVIITDSDHVILSAVQPETVAHRLSVKDDDHLDEVEE; translated from the coding sequence ATGAGTATAAAGTTGATAAACATAGGGTTTGGAAACATTGTTTCAGCAAATAGATTGGTAGCCATAGTCAGCCCTGAATCAGCGCCTATAAAAAGAATAATTCAAGAGGCAAGAGATAGAGGAATGCTAATTGATGCTACATATGGAAGAAGAACCAGAGCAGTTATAATCACTGATAGTGATCATGTTATCTTATCGGCTGTTCAGCCTGAAACTGTTGCACATAGATTATCTGTTAAAGATGATGATCATTTAGACGAGGTAGAGGAATAA
- a CDS encoding NCS2 family permease has translation MKSTENIEKSSIFEKLFKLRENKTTVKTEILAGITTFITMAYIIIVNPNILRFAGMNLPGIKGEGAGAFTALNDPVVASVFAATCLTAAIGTFVMAFYANLPFAQAPGMGLNAFFTYSVCLGLGYTWQQALAAVFISGILFIIITLTSIREKIVDALPQNLKLAISGGIGLFIALIGFKGGGIIVSNKETLVAFGSLTSPSALVTLIGISITAIFMARKIKGSILIGIVITAIVGIPFEITKLAGVKIFSAPPSLAPTFMQFDFAGLLGSGAGKGVFSAIMSVVMVVITFSLVDLFDTIGTLVGTATKANMLDENGRVKNMNKALMSDALATTAGAIMGTSTVVTYVESTAGVAEGGRTGLTSATVGVLFLASLFFSGLVGIVPSEATAPALVIVGVLMMSSITKIDFEDFTEALPAFLTIAIMPFSYSIANGIAAGIIFYPIVKVATGRYKEVSPIVYVLAGLFIIRFIILP, from the coding sequence ATGAAATCAACAGAAAATATTGAAAAAAGTTCTATATTTGAGAAGCTTTTTAAATTAAGAGAGAACAAGACAACAGTTAAAACAGAAATACTTGCGGGTATAACTACATTTATAACTATGGCATATATTATAATTGTAAATCCTAATATCCTTAGATTTGCTGGAATGAATCTACCAGGTATAAAGGGAGAAGGGGCAGGAGCTTTTACTGCGTTAAATGATCCAGTTGTAGCATCAGTTTTTGCAGCTACATGCCTTACTGCAGCAATAGGTACTTTCGTAATGGCTTTTTATGCTAACCTACCTTTTGCACAGGCACCCGGAATGGGATTAAATGCATTCTTTACTTATAGCGTATGTTTAGGCCTCGGATATACATGGCAACAAGCGTTAGCTGCGGTTTTTATATCAGGAATTTTATTTATAATAATAACACTTACATCAATACGAGAAAAAATAGTAGATGCCTTGCCACAAAATTTAAAACTTGCTATTTCAGGTGGTATCGGATTATTTATAGCCCTTATAGGTTTTAAAGGTGGCGGAATAATTGTAAGTAATAAAGAAACTTTAGTAGCTTTTGGTAGTCTTACATCTCCAAGTGCATTAGTGACACTAATAGGCATATCTATTACGGCAATATTCATGGCTAGAAAAATAAAAGGATCTATACTAATTGGAATTGTTATAACTGCTATAGTGGGGATTCCGTTTGAAATTACAAAACTAGCAGGTGTTAAGATATTTAGTGCACCACCATCTCTTGCACCGACATTCATGCAGTTTGATTTTGCAGGTCTCTTAGGATCAGGGGCTGGCAAGGGAGTATTTTCAGCGATAATGAGTGTAGTAATGGTTGTAATAACATTTAGTTTAGTGGATTTATTTGATACAATAGGAACACTCGTAGGAACAGCAACAAAAGCTAATATGCTTGATGAGAATGGACGAGTAAAAAATATGAATAAGGCATTAATGTCAGATGCATTAGCAACTACTGCAGGAGCGATTATGGGAACAAGTACTGTAGTAACTTATGTAGAATCCACAGCGGGAGTAGCAGAAGGTGGAAGAACAGGTCTTACATCAGCTACAGTTGGAGTATTATTTTTAGCTTCATTATTTTTTAGTGGACTTGTAGGAATAGTACCATCAGAGGCGACTGCCCCAGCACTTGTAATAGTTGGAGTGCTTATGATGAGTTCAATTACAAAAATTGATTTTGAAGATTTTACGGAAGCACTCCCAGCATTCTTAACAATAGCAATAATGCCATTTAGTTATAGTATAGCAAATGGAATAGCAGCAGGAATTATTTTTTACCCAATAGTAAAAGTAGCAACAGGTAGGTATAAGGAAGTAAGCCCTATAGTTTATGTTTTAGCAGGCTTATTTATAATTAGATTTATTATATTACCTTAA
- the priA gene encoding primosomal protein N', translated as MYQYAGVVVNNDSVQVDKIFTYKIPTSLLGVLQLGFRVKVPFGRGNRTLDAFVLELYEQCDSAINIKEIANICDEMPLLKITDIELVKVMKKKYLCTYLECIKVIIPRGITKGIKKKTSLLLTIGKQIEGKFLNEPYKNIYDLIELNKMKYNKNEFSKNFKLSLSSINTMIKHGFLISQEVTINRYNQKHYAKYEEKILNEKQRQSVDFIMNSKKNKFLIHGVTGSGKTEIYMKLVSYMLKENKQSIILIPEISLTPQMVERFKGRFGPEIAVFHSRLSDGERFDEWMRVKLGNAQIAIGARSAIFLPFENLGLIVIDEEHEASYKSDSDPKFDAREIAYMKCELENCKLILGSATPSVESYYRSTINELSLITINERADGAAMPKVEIVDMREELMNNNRSIFSRSLHDGITQCLSKNEQVILFLNRRGFSTFVSCRKCGYVFKCKKCDISLTYHNAGEYLTCHYCGEKEKISKVCPSCGSSYVKYFGVGTEKIEQEINRIFPSARTLRMDFDTTRKKNSYEYIYNTFKSKGADILIGTQMVAKGLDFKDVTLVGVIAADLSLNLPDYRAFERTFQLLTQVSGRSGRGSKEGKVVIQTYSADELTIKYAASNDYDSFYKNEIMMREAMDYPPFASILVITMSSENENMLIKNIQNVGENLKYKIKDNNKIILLGPCTCGVSKIKNFYRWQIIIKGDINQTIALEIKNSVYELVKNVYSSIRVSIDINPSNMI; from the coding sequence GTGTATCAGTATGCTGGAGTTGTAGTGAATAACGATTCAGTTCAAGTGGATAAAATTTTTACATATAAAATACCTACTAGTTTATTAGGCGTTTTACAGTTAGGATTTAGAGTTAAAGTGCCATTTGGTAGAGGAAACAGAACATTAGATGCTTTTGTACTAGAGCTTTATGAGCAATGTGATAGCGCTATTAATATTAAGGAAATAGCTAATATATGTGATGAAATGCCTCTTCTTAAAATAACCGATATTGAACTTGTAAAAGTCATGAAAAAAAAGTATCTTTGCACCTATCTAGAGTGTATAAAAGTTATTATTCCCAGGGGAATAACAAAGGGAATAAAAAAGAAGACCTCACTATTATTAACTATAGGTAAGCAAATAGAGGGCAAATTTTTAAATGAACCCTATAAAAACATTTATGACTTAATAGAATTAAATAAAATGAAATATAATAAAAATGAATTTAGTAAAAATTTTAAATTATCATTATCGTCAATTAATACAATGATTAAACATGGGTTCTTAATTTCACAAGAGGTTACAATTAATAGGTATAATCAAAAACATTATGCTAAGTACGAAGAAAAAATACTGAATGAAAAGCAACGCCAATCAGTGGATTTTATAATGAATTCTAAGAAAAATAAATTCTTAATTCATGGAGTTACCGGTAGTGGAAAAACTGAAATATATATGAAATTGGTTAGTTATATGTTAAAGGAAAATAAGCAATCTATAATACTTATACCAGAAATATCGTTAACGCCTCAAATGGTTGAAAGATTTAAAGGGCGGTTTGGTCCTGAAATCGCAGTTTTTCATAGTAGATTGTCAGATGGCGAACGTTTTGACGAATGGATGAGGGTAAAGCTTGGAAATGCCCAAATTGCCATTGGAGCAAGGTCAGCTATATTTTTACCTTTTGAAAACTTAGGATTAATTGTTATAGATGAGGAGCACGAGGCTAGTTATAAATCAGATAGTGATCCGAAATTTGATGCTCGTGAGATAGCATATATGAAATGTGAACTTGAAAATTGCAAACTAATACTAGGATCAGCTACACCATCAGTTGAGAGTTATTATAGGTCTACCATAAATGAGCTTTCATTAATTACTATTAATGAAAGAGCAGATGGTGCAGCAATGCCAAAAGTAGAAATCGTAGATATGCGGGAAGAACTTATGAACAACAATCGTTCAATATTTAGTAGGTCACTACATGATGGCATTACGCAGTGTTTAAGTAAAAATGAACAGGTAATTTTGTTTCTAAATAGAAGAGGATTTTCAACATTTGTATCCTGTAGAAAATGTGGGTATGTTTTTAAATGTAAAAAATGTGATATCTCATTAACATATCATAACGCAGGTGAATACTTAACATGTCATTACTGTGGTGAGAAGGAAAAGATTAGTAAAGTTTGCCCTAGTTGTGGCAGTAGTTATGTGAAATATTTTGGTGTTGGAACAGAAAAAATTGAACAAGAAATTAATAGAATTTTTCCAAGTGCAAGAACATTAAGAATGGACTTTGATACGACACGGAAAAAAAATTCTTATGAATATATATATAATACCTTTAAAAGTAAAGGAGCAGATATTCTAATTGGAACTCAAATGGTTGCTAAAGGCTTAGATTTTAAAGATGTTACATTAGTCGGAGTAATAGCTGCTGATTTATCACTTAACTTACCAGATTATAGGGCGTTTGAACGGACATTTCAGCTGCTTACTCAAGTCTCAGGAAGATCAGGGAGGGGTAGTAAGGAAGGTAAGGTTGTTATTCAAACGTATAGTGCAGATGAATTGACAATTAAGTATGCAGCCAGTAATGATTATGATAGTTTTTATAAAAATGAAATTATGATGAGAGAGGCTATGGATTATCCGCCTTTTGCAAGTATTTTAGTTATAACTATGAGTTCTGAGAATGAAAATATGTTAATAAAAAATATCCAAAATGTTGGCGAAAATTTAAAATATAAAATCAAAGATAACAATAAAATTATACTTCTGGGACCATGTACTTGTGGGGTTTCTAAAATTAAAAACTTCTACAGATGGCAAATTATTATTAAAGGTGATATTAACCAAACAATTGCTTTAGAAATAAAGAATTCAGTTTATGAATTAGTAAAAAATGTTTATAGCAGTATAAGAGTTAGTATAGATATTAATCCAAGTAATATGATCTAG
- a CDS encoding aminotransferase class I/II-fold pyridoxal phosphate-dependent enzyme, giving the protein MKINNRLSNVSEYHFKRIDDIKNKVITDRKKIIDLSIGDPDLSVNSKITDALIEALKCEKYNNYPPYDGIDELKKAVIKYYNDVYDVCLDLDEVIILIGSKEGINNIIPAVCDIGDCVIVPEPAYPVYSICSKLWGCVPYTVALTQSNGYMPRLDAIPEIIVNKCKLMFINYPNNPTGAVAGKEFYKNIINFSYNNNIVLCNDSAYNEIIKEDKEPISLMQYDVLRQNVEFGTLSKTYNMTGYRIGYAVGNAKVINALLKIKSNCDSGQFIPVQKAAVAALNLERDYVHNIRKIYDERREVAKSILIEKNIEFFDAEATFYLWCRTPKNYTTNEFCEELLINYGIVVTPGNVFGKIGYDYFRIALTKDKLILEEALKSLKKCGD; this is encoded by the coding sequence ATGAAAATAAATAATAGACTGTCTAATGTATCCGAATATCATTTCAAAAGGATTGATGATATTAAAAATAAAGTGATAACTGACCGGAAAAAAATTATTGACCTTAGTATAGGAGATCCAGATTTATCAGTCAATTCAAAAATTACAGATGCCCTAATAGAGGCCCTAAAATGTGAGAAATATAATAACTATCCTCCTTATGATGGAATAGATGAACTCAAAAAAGCAGTTATAAAATACTATAATGACGTTTACGATGTATGCCTAGATTTAGATGAAGTGATAATTCTTATAGGATCAAAGGAAGGTATAAACAATATAATTCCGGCTGTATGTGATATAGGAGATTGTGTAATAGTGCCTGAACCTGCATATCCAGTTTATAGTATTTGTTCAAAACTATGGGGTTGTGTACCATATACTGTGGCATTAACACAAAGCAATGGATATATGCCAAGGCTTGATGCTATTCCAGAAATCATTGTTAATAAATGCAAATTGATGTTTATAAATTATCCTAATAACCCGACAGGTGCAGTAGCAGGTAAAGAGTTCTATAAGAATATTATAAATTTTTCTTATAACAATAATATTGTTTTATGCAATGATTCGGCATATAATGAGATAATTAAGGAAGATAAAGAACCAATTAGTCTTATGCAATATGATGTATTAAGGCAAAACGTGGAATTTGGAACTTTATCTAAAACTTATAATATGACAGGATATAGAATAGGGTATGCTGTAGGTAATGCTAAAGTAATAAATGCTCTTTTAAAAATAAAAAGTAATTGTGACTCTGGTCAATTCATACCAGTTCAAAAGGCTGCAGTTGCTGCTCTTAATTTAGAACGTGATTATGTTCATAATATAAGAAAAATATATGATGAAAGACGTGAAGTTGCTAAAAGTATTTTAATAGAAAAAAATATAGAATTTTTTGATGCTGAAGCTACTTTTTATTTATGGTGTAGAACACCTAAAAACTATACTACAAATGAATTTTGTGAAGAATTGCTGATTAATTATGGAATTGTGGTTACACCAGGCAATGTTTTTGGAAAAATTGGGTACGATTACTTCCGTATAGCGCTTACAAAAGATAAGCTTATTCTTGAAGAAGCTTTAAAATCTTTAAAAAAATGTGGTGATTAA
- the rpoZ gene encoding DNA-directed RNA polymerase subunit omega: MNNSMISPSIVDLLEKVDNRYSLVVATSKRARQIIEGQSPLVQVDSTKPVTIAIEEIYEGAIVAITTQEGIK, translated from the coding sequence ATGAATAATTCAATGATTAGTCCATCAATAGTAGATTTGTTAGAAAAGGTTGACAATAGGTATTCTTTAGTTGTAGCAACATCAAAAAGAGCAAGACAAATAATAGAAGGTCAAAGTCCACTTGTACAGGTGGATTCGACAAAACCGGTTACTATTGCTATAGAGGAGATTTATGAGGGAGCTATTGTTGCCATCACAACTCAAGAAGGAATAAAATAG